The Actinomycetota bacterium DNA segment TTCGGCAACACCGACATCTTCGGCGGGAGCTATCTCGACCCCACCACCCCATAACCGGTCCATATGACAGGTGAGAGGCACCTTCGGACGCCTCTCACCTGCCCTCAGAAGGGGGAATGTCATGCGACGACGCGCGTTCCTCATCTTGCTCGCCTGCCTGGGGCTTGCCCTGGCTGCGGTGGGCCCGGTCGCGGCCGGCCCGCTCACCCCAGGGCCACTCGTCCAGGTCTCCGGCACCAGCGCCTTTCTAGGCTGCACGGCGGATGCGGTTGCCAGCCAGTCGGGCACGGTCTACCTGAACAGTGAGGTCGAGCCCTGGATCGATGTCAACCCGACCAACTCCGCCAATGTGGTGGGGATCTGGCAGCAGGACCGCTGGTCCAACGGGGGGGCGCGGGGACTGGTGGCCGGGGTGAGCACCAACGGCGGCAGCAGCTGGCAGCAGGTGCCGATCCCAGGGATCTCGCTGTGCTCGGGCGGTGACTATCAGCGCTCCACCGACCCCTGGGTCAGCTTCGGCCCCAACGGGACGCTGTATCAGCTGGCCCTGTCCTTCAACGACGTCGCCCCGCCGTTCCTGGCTGCCGACTTCGACCACGCCCTGTTGGCCAGCCGCTCCACCGACGGCGGGCTGAGCTGGAGCGACCCGGTGGTGGTGCGGCGCGACACTGACGCCAACGTGTTCAATGACAAGCAGACGATCACCGCCGACCCCACCGCGGCCAACCTGGTCTATGGCGTGTGGGACCGGCTGGTGTTCCCCTCCAGCGAGGCGGCCAGCGTCCGAGCCAGCTTCCGCACCTCGGCGTTCCGGGGGCCGATCTGGTTCGCCCGGAGCACGAATGGGGGGGTGAGCTGGGAGCCGGCCCGCCAGCTCTATGACCCCGGACAGAACGACCAGACAATCGGCAACCAGATCGCGGTCCTGCCCAACGGGGCCCTGATCAATCTGTTCGCGGAGTTCAACAACGAGAACACCAACCAGCTGCGAGGCTGGACGGTCCGGGTGCTGCGCTCGACCAACAAGGGCCTCAGCTGGTCAGGCCCGATCCTGGTCGATCGGCTGCAGACCATCGGGGTCACCGACCCCGACACCGGCGACGACGTCCGCACCGGGGACATCATCCCGGATGTGGCGGTCGACCCGGTCAGCGGCCGGCTCTCTGCGGTCTGGCAGGACGCCCGCTTCGGCGACGGGGAGTTCGACAGCATCGCCTTCTCCCAGTCCCTGGACGGCGGGCTCACCTGGTCGGCGCCGATCAAGGTCAACCAGACGCCGACCAACCTGCCGGCCGGCAACCAGCAGGCCTTCACCGCCTCGGTCCACGTCAGCGCCAACGGCACCGTCGGGGTCAGCTACTACGACTTCCGCAACAACACCCCGGCGCCGACCACCCTGGAGACCGACCACTTCCTGGTCCACTGCCACCCCACCACCCCGACCGCCTGCGCGACCGCGAGCAACTGGGGTGATGAGGTACGGGTGACCACCAGCTCGTTCAACATGCGCCAAGCCCCCGACGCGGGGGGCTTTTTCACCGGCGACTACGAAGGACTCGACAACATCGGGACCGCCTTCACCTCATTCTTCTCCCAGCCCCACGGAACCGACCCCTCCAGCGCCTTCTTCCGCCGAGTCGGATAGGCACAGGACCAACTCCAGCCGACTGGGGCGAGCCACGCCGGGCGTCCGCCCCGGTCGGCCGAGCGGTCCCCGGCTATTTCGACCAGAGAGAGCCCGGCCAGGCTTCTCGCTCAACGCGGCGCGCTCGACCAGGCTCAGAGCAGATCGTCTACAGCGCCGGCGGCGAACAGGCGGCGAACGCCTGCAACGAGACGGCAGGAGGCGACACGCAACAACACTCGACGCCGAGGTCAGCGGCACGATCGCAGCATCGCCGCTGGTCATGGGATGGCCATGCTTGTGTTTACCCAGCAGCGGTCATGGCGGCCTCGACCGAGGGGCGGGACGGGTTACTCGGGTCCACGGGCCATGTGCTGCACGGCCTGGTCGATTCCCTGGCCGCCTTCGACGTCCTCCAGATAGAGCCGGCCCCAGATGATGCGGTCGCCGCGGACCCCGAAGATGGTGACCCCGCGCATCTCCAGGCGGGTCCCGTCGGTACGGGTGCCGTGCCAGTGCCACTCGGCCCAGCCGGTGTCGTTCTGCTCGGCCGAGCGGAGCAGCTCGGCCTGGAAGTCGGGGACGCCGGCGAAGACCTCGGCCCAGTTCGTCCGGACCTGCTGGCGGCCGACGAATGCCCGGTCGGGATGCAGGGGTTGTTCGCTGCGGTACTGGGGGTCGAAGCAGGCGACGAAGGCGTCCAGGTCGTGGCGGTTCTGGGCGTCGCGGAGTCGCCCGAGCACCTCGCTCACAAGATCTCGCCTCCCCGGGAAGTGTCCAGGACGCCATGCAGCCTCCACGATGGACCGGTGGAGCTGACCGCGAAAGACTCCGCTGAAGAAGCGGTCACACCGATGCGGCGGTCGGGTCAGCGGCTGTCGCCAGTGAGGTGCCGATAGACGGAGGCGCGGCTGACCCCAAGGGTCTTGGCGATCGCGGCCACGCTGTACGGCCCCGAGCGATACATCTGCTGGGCACCTGGAGCTTGTGGACGGTCA contains these protein-coding regions:
- a CDS encoding sialidase family protein — its product is MRRRAFLILLACLGLALAAVGPVAAGPLTPGPLVQVSGTSAFLGCTADAVASQSGTVYLNSEVEPWIDVNPTNSANVVGIWQQDRWSNGGARGLVAGVSTNGGSSWQQVPIPGISLCSGGDYQRSTDPWVSFGPNGTLYQLALSFNDVAPPFLAADFDHALLASRSTDGGLSWSDPVVVRRDTDANVFNDKQTITADPTAANLVYGVWDRLVFPSSEAASVRASFRTSAFRGPIWFARSTNGGVSWEPARQLYDPGQNDQTIGNQIAVLPNGALINLFAEFNNENTNQLRGWTVRVLRSTNKGLSWSGPILVDRLQTIGVTDPDTGDDVRTGDIIPDVAVDPVSGRLSAVWQDARFGDGEFDSIAFSQSLDGGLTWSAPIKVNQTPTNLPAGNQQAFTASVHVSANGTVGVSYYDFRNNTPAPTTLETDHFLVHCHPTTPTACATASNWGDEVRVTTSSFNMRQAPDAGGFFTGDYEGLDNIGTAFTSFFSQPHGTDPSSAFFRRVG
- a CDS encoding nuclear transport factor 2 family protein, with amino-acid sequence MSEVLGRLRDAQNRHDLDAFVACFDPQYRSEQPLHPDRAFVGRQQVRTNWAEVFAGVPDFQAELLRSAEQNDTGWAEWHWHGTRTDGTRLEMRGVTIFGVRGDRIIWGRLYLEDVEGGQGIDQAVQHMARGPE
- a CDS encoding helix-turn-helix domain-containing protein translates to MYRSGPYSVAAIAKTLGVSRASVYRHLTGDSR